The following coding sequences lie in one Spirosoma sp. KUDC1026 genomic window:
- a CDS encoding SDR family oxidoreductase, whose protein sequence is MILVTGATGNIGRELCQLLVQDNVPARAMCRQEEQVATYRQMGLQAVIGDFDDPESLRQAMQECDRLFLLSPTDPQQVQWEKQTIDLALEAGIQHIVKVSAADSNLTTRVPWARAHAEIDHYLRSKPIGWTILRPSGFMQNFIESAMALSMGVMPHIMGDGQTSYIDLRDVALVARHVLTEDTHHGAIYYLTGPESLSTGDVVAHLSVALELPIRETPLSVDQMHRAMMASELSDWLSNALLAQYAVIAGGYSIDTTGEVKRLTGQEPRTFAEFAQMYKYDLGAI, encoded by the coding sequence ATGATTCTTGTGACCGGAGCCACCGGAAATATTGGCCGTGAACTTTGCCAGCTTTTAGTCCAGGACAACGTACCGGCGCGCGCGATGTGCCGGCAGGAGGAACAGGTAGCCACCTATAGGCAGATGGGCCTACAAGCGGTAATTGGCGACTTTGACGATCCGGAAAGCCTGCGTCAGGCCATGCAGGAGTGTGATCGCTTGTTTTTGTTGAGTCCGACCGATCCTCAGCAGGTGCAGTGGGAAAAACAAACGATTGATCTGGCGCTAGAAGCCGGCATCCAGCATATCGTAAAGGTGTCGGCGGCCGATTCGAACCTAACAACCCGCGTACCCTGGGCGAGAGCCCACGCCGAAATCGATCACTACCTGCGCAGTAAGCCGATCGGTTGGACGATCCTGCGTCCGTCGGGGTTCATGCAGAACTTTATCGAGTCGGCGATGGCGCTGTCGATGGGTGTGATGCCCCACATCATGGGCGATGGTCAGACGAGCTACATCGACCTGCGGGATGTTGCGTTGGTAGCCAGGCATGTACTTACCGAAGACACCCACCACGGGGCTATTTATTACCTCACAGGACCGGAGTCACTATCAACCGGGGATGTTGTTGCTCATCTTTCCGTAGCCCTGGAGTTGCCAATTCGGGAAACACCTTTATCGGTTGATCAGATGCACCGGGCCATGATGGCGTCTGAATTAAGTGACTGGCTCAGCAATGCGTTGCTGGCTCAGTATGCGGTAATTGCTGGTGGCTATAGCATCGATACAACGGGGGAGGTGAAACGGCTGACGGGTCAGGAACCCCGGACGTTTGCTGAATTCGCCCAAATGTATAAATATGACCTGGGCGCTATCTAG
- a CDS encoding ArsR/SmtB family transcription factor encodes MKQEQVDIFKALANKARLDILDWLRAPEENFPGQKEFGYEHGVCVGQLQAKAGLTQSTVSEYLSILQRAGLIKATRRGQWTYYRRNEAAFEQLSELIAKNL; translated from the coding sequence ATGAAACAGGAGCAGGTAGACATCTTCAAAGCATTGGCGAACAAGGCGCGGCTGGACATACTGGATTGGCTTCGGGCACCGGAAGAGAATTTTCCCGGTCAGAAGGAATTTGGCTATGAGCACGGCGTCTGTGTGGGGCAACTGCAGGCGAAGGCCGGTCTAACCCAGTCGACTGTTTCTGAATACCTCTCCATCCTGCAACGGGCTGGTCTGATCAAAGCGACCCGGCGGGGGCAATGGACCTATTACCGGCGCAATGAAGCCGCGTTTGAACAATTGAGTGAGTTGATCGCAAAGAATTTATAA
- a CDS encoding Uma2 family endonuclease → MITDISQLDPKGTYTYADYLKWQFDESVELIRGKLFRMSPAPKRAHQRAVSHLLVDISVYFGETTCEIYTAPFDVRLPIRNEKKPNQLHTVVQPDLCVICDPAKLDDAGCLGAPDWVIEITSPRTTKQDFNEKYYLYEEAGVREYWIIQPKENTVNVYVLENGKYALVDVYESGDIPCQIFPDLTISHARIFR, encoded by the coding sequence ATGATCACGGACATTTCCCAGCTTGATCCAAAGGGTACATATACTTACGCAGACTACCTGAAATGGCAGTTCGATGAAAGCGTCGAATTGATCCGGGGTAAACTCTTCCGCATGTCACCCGCCCCCAAGCGGGCGCACCAGCGAGCAGTAAGTCATCTTCTGGTTGACATCAGCGTCTATTTTGGCGAAACGACCTGCGAAATCTACACTGCCCCTTTTGACGTCCGGCTGCCCATTCGGAATGAAAAGAAACCAAATCAACTACATACGGTCGTTCAGCCAGATCTGTGTGTGATTTGCGACCCGGCCAAGCTGGACGATGCAGGTTGCCTGGGTGCGCCGGACTGGGTTATCGAGATTACGTCTCCGCGAACGACCAAGCAGGATTTCAATGAGAAATATTACCTCTACGAAGAAGCTGGTGTCCGCGAATACTGGATCATTCAACCCAAAGAAAATACCGTAAACGTTTACGTACTTGAGAATGGTAAGTATGCGCTCGTTGATGTGTATGAGTCGGGCGATATCCCCTGCCAGATTTTCCCGGACCTGACTATTTCGCACGCACGAATTTTCCGCTAG
- a CDS encoding AraC family transcriptional regulator yields the protein MNVLPTDHSLSIASVNLILFAARQQGVDTDAMIQTVGIRPEQLRDPDGRVAIRQMQALWREIIAQTGDPNLSLRLGEMINPVAVGVLAYVMMHSPTLGQAFEKLCQYQDIVCDGSRTSGRQVGDQFWLSLHITSPDIIYPDYVFNSELSIYLSAMRAMTGLPVAAQEIRLAYPRPTNIEEHERVFAPARLIFDADETVMVLDASLLTTPVLNASPSLFAMFENHAEELLRRLQTPTLSARVRAEILRLMKGEEPTLATVADRLALGVRTLQLHLKAEGTTYQHLLDEIRKEMAIRHIRECNLSTTDIAYLLGFTEPSVFFRAFKKWTGQTPGAYRTVMI from the coding sequence ATGAACGTACTGCCCACTGATCACTCGCTTTCCATAGCGTCCGTCAATCTGATTTTGTTTGCCGCCCGCCAGCAGGGCGTTGATACCGACGCGATGATTCAGACCGTTGGCATCCGACCCGAGCAGTTGCGCGACCCGGATGGGCGCGTGGCGATCCGGCAGATGCAGGCGCTCTGGCGGGAGATCATCGCGCAGACCGGTGATCCAAACCTGTCGTTACGCCTGGGCGAGATGATTAACCCGGTGGCGGTGGGCGTACTGGCCTACGTGATGATGCACAGCCCGACGCTGGGGCAGGCGTTCGAGAAACTGTGCCAGTATCAGGACATTGTCTGCGATGGCAGCCGCACGTCGGGGAGGCAGGTTGGCGATCAGTTCTGGTTGTCGCTGCATATCACCAGCCCCGACATTATCTACCCAGACTACGTATTCAATTCAGAACTCTCTATTTATCTGTCGGCCATGCGGGCGATGACGGGTCTGCCGGTTGCCGCGCAGGAAATCCGACTGGCCTATCCGAGACCCACCAACATAGAGGAGCACGAACGAGTTTTTGCTCCCGCCCGGCTGATTTTCGATGCCGACGAAACCGTGATGGTGCTGGATGCTTCGCTGCTTACTACGCCCGTTCTAAACGCTAGCCCGAGCCTGTTTGCCATGTTTGAGAACCATGCAGAGGAACTGTTACGCCGGTTGCAAACCCCGACCCTCAGCGCGCGTGTCCGGGCCGAAATTCTGCGGCTCATGAAGGGCGAAGAACCGACGCTGGCCACCGTTGCCGACCGGCTTGCACTGGGCGTTCGCACGCTGCAACTCCATCTGAAAGCCGAAGGCACTACGTATCAGCACTTGCTGGATGAGATCCGGAAAGAGATGGCGATCCGGCACATCCGCGAATGTAACCTTAGTACCACCGATATTGCCTATCTATTAGGATTCACCGAACCCAGCGTCTTTTTCCGGGCGTTCAAAAAGTGGACTGGTCAAACGCCGGGCGCTTACCGGACTGTGATGATCTGA
- a CDS encoding 3-phosphoshikimate 1-carboxyvinyltransferase → MNAVRLTPSAEPVQAEIPLASSKSESNRALLIDALSGFQCDLKNLSTARDTQTMIRLLQADRQSPAGELTTADVLDAGTTMRFLTAYFTVTGQHKIMTGTPRMCERPIGMLVDALRTLGGDITYLKNDGYPPMQLNGFTASGVNQVSIRGDVSSQYISALLMVGATLPQGLTLQLTGAIGSRPYIEMTMAQMIYFGADVVADWDAKTITVSPSPYVGKSYQIESDWSGASYWYSVLALAQDESATIDLLGLKEKSLQGDSAIVDIMRPLGVESTFTETGVRLTKRPTEASLSWDFTNCPDLAQTVAVAAGVLGVPLTLTGIESLKIKETDRVAALQAELQKLGAELVEVETNHRYEVRKRADASTDTVPQIDTYDDHRMAMAFAPVAMQREIIIDEPGVVAKSYPSFWIDMARVATITDLSAINQ, encoded by the coding sequence TTGAATGCTGTTCGCTTAACTCCCTCCGCCGAGCCTGTACAGGCCGAAATTCCGCTGGCTTCTTCCAAAAGTGAAAGCAACCGGGCGTTGCTGATCGATGCCCTGTCGGGCTTTCAGTGTGACCTGAAAAACCTGTCTACCGCCCGCGATACGCAGACCATGATCCGTCTGTTACAGGCTGATCGCCAGAGTCCGGCCGGTGAGCTGACGACGGCCGATGTGCTGGACGCGGGTACGACCATGCGGTTCCTGACGGCCTACTTTACCGTAACGGGACAGCATAAAATCATGACCGGCACCCCCCGGATGTGTGAGCGGCCCATCGGTATGCTGGTCGATGCGTTGCGGACGCTGGGTGGTGATATTACGTACCTGAAAAATGATGGATACCCACCGATGCAGCTCAATGGCTTCACGGCTTCGGGCGTCAATCAGGTGTCTATTCGTGGTGATGTGAGCAGCCAGTACATTTCGGCGCTGCTGATGGTGGGCGCTACGTTGCCCCAGGGACTGACGCTCCAGCTGACGGGCGCTATCGGGTCACGGCCGTACATCGAAATGACGATGGCGCAGATGATCTACTTTGGGGCTGACGTAGTAGCTGATTGGGACGCCAAGACGATTACCGTATCGCCATCACCCTACGTCGGGAAGTCGTATCAGATTGAATCCGACTGGTCGGGTGCGAGTTACTGGTACAGCGTGCTAGCCCTGGCGCAGGATGAATCGGCTACGATCGACCTGCTGGGCCTGAAAGAAAAGTCATTGCAGGGCGACAGTGCTATTGTTGATATTATGCGTCCCCTGGGTGTCGAGAGTACGTTTACTGAAACGGGTGTCCGGCTGACGAAGCGTCCGACGGAAGCGTCGCTGAGCTGGGACTTCACCAACTGCCCCGATCTGGCCCAGACCGTAGCCGTAGCCGCTGGTGTCCTAGGTGTTCCGTTGACGCTGACGGGTATCGAGAGCCTGAAAATTAAAGAAACGGATCGGGTGGCGGCTTTACAGGCTGAATTACAAAAACTTGGTGCCGAGCTGGTTGAGGTTGAAACTAACCATCGCTACGAGGTTCGGAAACGCGCCGATGCAAGCACCGATACCGTACCGCAGATTGATACGTACGATGATCACCGGATGGCGATGGCCTTTGCGCCGGTTGCCATGCAGCGGGAAATCATCATTGACGAGCCGGGCGTGGTGGCTAAATCATACCCGTCGTTCTGGATTGATATGGCACGGGTGGCTACTATAACAGATCTGTCGGCGATCAACCAATAA
- a CDS encoding metal-dependent transcriptional regulator — protein sequence MHSFTEENYLKTIYYLASRQEGEVSTNALAEMTATKAASVTDMLRKLADKQLIHYKKYQGVRLTAEGERLALQVIRRHRLWEVFLVEKLGFGWDAIHEIAEELEHVRSDELVTRLDAFLGQPQFDPHGDPIPTPAGQMPETGYRKLSEATAGECVRLMAVLEHSTEFLQHLDRCDLSLGCTVTVTEISTFDKSLLIHLASNQPVFVSADVARNLLVS from the coding sequence ATGCATTCATTCACAGAAGAAAATTACCTGAAGACGATCTATTATCTCGCCAGCCGACAGGAAGGCGAGGTAAGCACAAATGCCCTGGCCGAAATGACGGCAACCAAGGCAGCTTCGGTGACGGATATGCTGCGAAAGCTGGCGGACAAACAGTTGATCCATTATAAAAAATACCAGGGTGTCCGGCTCACCGCCGAAGGAGAACGGCTGGCGCTGCAGGTCATCCGTCGGCACCGGCTCTGGGAGGTTTTCCTGGTCGAGAAACTAGGGTTTGGCTGGGATGCGATTCACGAGATTGCCGAAGAACTAGAGCACGTTCGTTCCGACGAGCTCGTTACGCGGCTCGATGCGTTCCTGGGTCAGCCGCAGTTCGACCCGCACGGCGATCCTATCCCAACGCCGGCCGGGCAGATGCCGGAGACTGGTTACCGAAAATTATCGGAAGCCACAGCCGGTGAATGTGTACGGCTGATGGCAGTACTGGAGCACTCGACCGAATTTCTGCAGCACCTCGACCGCTGCGATCTGTCCCTCGGCTGCACGGTTACCGTCACCGAAATCAGTACGTTCGATAAATCCTTGCTCATCCATCTGGCCAGCAACCAACCCGTTTTTGTCAGCGCCGACGTTGCCCGAAACCTACTGGTCAGTTAA
- a CDS encoding Nramp family divalent metal transporter codes for MDTEQKGWRQHNETNSLADVHSSVQVPVGAGFFKTLKAYLGPGLMVAVGYMDPGNWATDIAGGAQFGYRLLSVVLISNLFAILLQHLALKLGIATGRDLAQACRDHYSHPVAFGLWLLAEIAIAATDLAEVIGSAIALNLLFGLPLTIGILITVLDVLLLLFLQNKGFQLIERIVASLIFLIVACFGYELLVSQPSVRDIVDGLLPRPEIVTNPGMLYIAIGILGATVMPHNLYLHSSIVQTRDFGRDNAGRKSAIKFATIDSTVSLFLAFFINAAILILAAAAFHTTGNQQVADITDAYHLLEPILGVKMAGILFAVALLASGQNSTLTGTLAGQIVMEGFLHLQIKPWLRRLITRLVAVVPALVVAILYGEQGTSELLVLSQVILSLQLSFAVVPLVKFTCDKVKMGPFVNPAWMKSLSWLVAVVIITLNLYLLWDTLL; via the coding sequence ATGGATACAGAGCAGAAAGGCTGGCGACAGCATAACGAGACTAATTCGCTGGCCGATGTGCATAGTTCAGTGCAGGTACCGGTGGGCGCGGGTTTCTTTAAAACGCTCAAAGCGTATCTCGGACCCGGCCTGATGGTTGCGGTTGGCTATATGGACCCCGGCAACTGGGCAACAGACATTGCGGGCGGAGCGCAGTTTGGTTACCGGCTGTTATCCGTAGTACTTATTTCGAACTTATTCGCCATCCTGTTGCAGCACCTGGCCCTAAAATTAGGGATCGCTACAGGACGCGATCTGGCGCAGGCCTGCCGGGATCACTATAGCCATCCGGTAGCTTTTGGTTTGTGGCTGCTGGCCGAAATCGCTATTGCGGCTACCGACCTGGCCGAAGTCATAGGCTCGGCTATTGCCCTGAATCTGCTGTTTGGCCTACCGCTGACGATAGGTATTCTGATTACCGTACTCGATGTGCTGCTCCTGCTGTTCTTGCAGAACAAAGGCTTTCAACTCATTGAGCGCATCGTCGCCAGTCTGATTTTCCTGATCGTTGCCTGTTTCGGGTATGAGTTGCTGGTGTCACAACCCTCCGTTCGGGATATCGTCGACGGCCTGCTGCCCCGCCCCGAAATTGTGACGAATCCGGGGATGCTCTATATCGCCATTGGGATTCTAGGTGCTACGGTGATGCCGCATAATCTGTATCTGCATTCCAGTATCGTACAGACGCGTGATTTCGGCCGCGATAATGCAGGACGTAAATCAGCGATCAAGTTTGCCACTATCGACTCGACCGTTTCCTTATTTCTGGCGTTTTTTATCAACGCGGCTATTCTGATCCTGGCGGCAGCGGCCTTTCACACGACCGGCAACCAGCAGGTAGCGGATATTACGGATGCGTATCACCTGCTCGAACCCATTCTGGGCGTGAAGATGGCGGGAATTCTGTTCGCGGTGGCCTTGCTGGCGTCGGGGCAAAATTCAACGCTGACGGGTACGCTGGCAGGACAGATCGTGATGGAAGGATTCCTACACTTACAAATCAAGCCATGGCTACGGCGGCTGATCACCCGGCTGGTAGCCGTGGTGCCGGCGCTGGTTGTTGCCATTCTGTACGGCGAACAGGGGACTTCTGAACTACTAGTGCTAAGTCAGGTTATCCTGTCGCTCCAGCTCAGTTTCGCGGTGGTGCCGCTGGTGAAGTTTACTTGTGATAAAGTTAAAATGGGTCCGTTCGTCAATCCGGCCTGGATGAAATCGCTCTCCTGGCTCGTTGCCGTCGTGATCATTACGTTGAATCTATACCTGCTCTGGGATACTTTGCTTTAG
- a CDS encoding NAD-dependent epimerase/dehydratase family protein: MSTTLNTLVLGATGSIGYAVTANLLARQIPVTILVRDRAKAEALFPDAPTLTIIEGDAQDATLLNELAVGKTHIFHGINYPYDKWFGNMDTVTRKVINAAAINHATIVFPGNVYNFGNTTTPIRENSTPAPISRKGQLRVELEAMLEQAAEAGTCQVLNVRLPDFWGPNVLNAGVAPIYENALKGKTVNGFVNVDIPHQLVYTKDAAEIIVRLMLHGQTKPYEVWNYGGETVPSMRSLFGRISTLVGKPLPVRVYPRLLFQVFGIFSPLMREVNEMLYLWGGTVVLDDTKVRTTFPDFRETPLDTALTETLTWFAENRLKMSFTPAVKSKPVVFN; the protein is encoded by the coding sequence ATGAGCACAACACTGAATACCCTCGTCCTGGGCGCTACCGGCAGCATCGGTTACGCCGTCACCGCCAACCTACTGGCCCGGCAGATTCCCGTTACCATCCTCGTACGCGACCGCGCCAAAGCGGAAGCGCTGTTCCCCGACGCCCCAACGCTGACTATTATCGAAGGTGACGCGCAGGACGCTACGTTGCTTAATGAGCTTGCCGTCGGCAAAACGCATATTTTCCATGGTATCAACTACCCATACGACAAGTGGTTCGGGAATATGGATACCGTCACCCGCAAGGTGATCAACGCTGCGGCAATAAACCATGCTACAATCGTTTTTCCCGGTAATGTCTACAACTTTGGCAATACGACTACGCCCATTCGGGAAAACAGTACGCCCGCGCCGATCAGCCGGAAAGGGCAACTGCGGGTTGAGCTGGAAGCCATGCTGGAGCAGGCCGCCGAAGCGGGTACGTGTCAGGTGCTGAATGTTCGGCTGCCGGATTTCTGGGGGCCAAATGTCCTGAACGCGGGCGTCGCGCCGATCTACGAAAACGCGCTGAAGGGAAAAACTGTGAACGGGTTTGTGAACGTCGATATTCCCCACCAGCTGGTCTATACCAAGGATGCCGCCGAGATCATCGTTCGGCTGATGTTACATGGGCAGACCAAGCCGTACGAGGTCTGGAATTACGGGGGGGAAACGGTGCCGTCCATGCGCTCGCTGTTTGGCCGGATCAGTACGCTGGTAGGCAAGCCGCTGCCCGTTCGCGTCTATCCCCGGCTGTTGTTTCAGGTGTTTGGTATTTTCTCGCCCCTGATGCGGGAGGTCAATGAAATGCTTTATCTATGGGGCGGTACCGTCGTGCTGGATGACACTAAAGTCCGCACTACGTTTCCCGACTTTCGCGAAACGCCACTGGATACGGCCCTGACCGAAACGCTGACCTGGTTCGCGGAGAACCGGCTGAAAATGTCGTTTACCCCTGCCGTAAAGTCCAAACCTGTAGTTTTCAATTAA
- a CDS encoding NADH:flavin oxidoreductase: MSTQSLFQPFQLKTLNLKNRIVMAPMTRSFSPNGVPTADVAKYYQKRAEGEVGLILSEGTVIDRPSASNDANVPHFYGEEALAGWKRVIDSVHTAGGQMGPQIWHMGIMDNHHSGWVPPVPFEGPSGLNRPGNTNGSTMTDKDIEETILAFGKAAADAKAAGFDCLELHGAHGYLIDQFFWEDTNLRADGYGGKTLAERTRFATDVIKEVRKQVGNDFAVIIRLSQFKPSNYTYKLASTPQEMEAWLQPLVDAGVDILHCSQRRFWEPEFEGSDLNFAGWAKKLTGTPTITVGSVGLSGDFFGAFAGESSQPSSLDELTRRLDRGDFDLVGVGRPILADPNWVAKIKTGRTDELKGFSKEALGTLVME; encoded by the coding sequence ATGAGTACCCAAAGTTTGTTTCAACCGTTTCAGTTAAAAACGCTGAATCTGAAGAACCGTATTGTCATGGCGCCGATGACGCGCTCATTTTCGCCCAACGGTGTACCCACCGCCGATGTCGCTAAGTACTACCAAAAACGCGCGGAAGGTGAAGTCGGTCTGATCCTGTCGGAAGGAACCGTCATCGACCGACCTTCAGCATCCAACGACGCCAACGTACCGCATTTTTATGGTGAGGAAGCGCTGGCGGGCTGGAAGCGCGTCATCGACAGCGTCCATACTGCTGGTGGGCAGATGGGGCCGCAGATCTGGCACATGGGCATCATGGATAACCACCATTCCGGTTGGGTACCGCCCGTGCCGTTCGAAGGGCCGTCGGGACTAAACCGGCCCGGTAACACCAACGGATCGACTATGACCGACAAGGACATTGAAGAAACGATCCTGGCGTTTGGGAAAGCTGCTGCCGACGCTAAAGCGGCCGGTTTTGACTGCCTGGAGCTGCACGGTGCCCATGGGTACCTGATCGACCAGTTTTTCTGGGAAGATACGAACCTACGTGCCGACGGCTATGGCGGAAAAACCCTGGCCGAGCGGACCCGCTTCGCCACGGACGTAATCAAAGAAGTACGGAAACAGGTGGGCAACGATTTTGCCGTGATCATTCGACTGTCGCAGTTCAAGCCGTCGAATTATACGTACAAGCTGGCCAGTACGCCCCAGGAAATGGAAGCGTGGTTACAGCCGCTTGTGGACGCGGGTGTGGATATTCTGCATTGCTCGCAGCGCCGATTCTGGGAACCCGAGTTCGAGGGGTCTGACCTGAACTTTGCGGGCTGGGCCAAAAAACTGACCGGAACGCCAACGATTACAGTAGGTTCAGTAGGATTGTCGGGCGACTTCTTCGGTGCCTTCGCCGGTGAAAGCTCGCAGCCAAGCTCACTCGACGAACTGACCCGGCGCCTGGACCGCGGTGATTTTGATCTGGTAGGCGTAGGCCGCCCAATCCTGGCCGATCCAAACTGGGTTGCTAAAATTAAAACCGGTCGTACCGACGAGCTGAAAGGCTTCAGCAAAGAAGCACTGGGTACGCTGGTAATGGAGTAA
- a CDS encoding DUF4260 domain-containing protein — protein sequence MKTLLKLEEAALFLICVYAFSYLNFAWWYFPALLLLPDLSMVGYVVNPAVGAVVYNSVHHKAVGLLIGLAGVAMGSQAIMLTGIILVAHSAMDRALGYGLKYLDSFKHTSSGTL from the coding sequence ATGAAAACGTTATTAAAACTGGAAGAGGCTGCCCTGTTCCTGATTTGTGTATACGCGTTCTCCTACCTGAATTTTGCCTGGTGGTACTTCCCGGCGCTCCTGCTGCTGCCCGACCTGAGTATGGTTGGTTACGTAGTCAATCCGGCGGTTGGGGCTGTCGTCTACAACAGTGTCCACCACAAGGCTGTCGGACTGCTGATCGGGCTGGCGGGCGTAGCGATGGGGAGTCAGGCAATAATGCTGACGGGGATCATTCTGGTGGCACACTCAGCCATGGACCGGGCACTGGGGTATGGCCTGAAATATTTGGACAGCTTCAAACACACCAGTTCGGGAACGCTATAA
- the nagA gene encoding N-acetylglucosamine-6-phosphate deacetylase: MLQFIHATVFTGDQWLTNATVRVAKGRIQDVLTSSDPADATDETIDLAGDYLVPGLVDLQLYGGSNLFLNDQPTPDTVRHIYASHVKNGTTTLLPTIHSTSLEIMQQSMAAVQTVRQENPFGVPGIHIEGPYFNPIKRGAHSSAYVRKPTEAELETLFSANADAIRILTLAPEMFTSEQLQLLFSLKHANTRLSLGHSNATYAQATDALNSGQIPLATHLYNAMRGFESREPGIVGAVFDHDTVHASIIADGYHCDPATIRIARKLLGDRLFLISDALFANTPGLDGPRPDFSLGEFIVHFEPDPAGPGRYVNNEGKLAGSALTLIDCVRVCVEKAGIPLTDALRMATTIPATVIGMGDQIGKIQPDYVANLVRLSPALTVKTVWQIGDELTA; encoded by the coding sequence ATGCTCCAGTTCATTCATGCGACCGTCTTTACCGGCGATCAGTGGCTTACCAACGCAACGGTGCGCGTTGCCAAGGGCCGAATTCAGGACGTATTGACCAGTAGTGACCCAGCCGACGCAACAGACGAGACGATTGATCTGGCCGGCGATTATCTGGTTCCGGGCTTGGTCGATTTGCAGCTGTACGGCGGTTCAAACCTGTTTCTGAACGACCAGCCCACCCCCGATACAGTCCGGCATATCTACGCGAGCCACGTCAAAAACGGCACGACTACCCTCCTGCCCACAATCCATTCGACTTCGCTCGAAATCATGCAGCAGTCGATGGCGGCCGTGCAGACGGTTCGGCAGGAAAATCCATTCGGTGTGCCGGGCATCCACATTGAAGGCCCGTATTTTAATCCTATTAAGCGCGGAGCCCACAGCTCGGCTTACGTCCGGAAGCCAACCGAGGCTGAACTGGAAACGCTATTCAGTGCCAACGCCGACGCGATCCGAATTCTGACGCTGGCCCCGGAAATGTTTACGTCCGAGCAGCTTCAGTTGCTTTTTTCGTTAAAACACGCCAACACGCGCCTATCGCTGGGGCATAGCAACGCTACGTATGCCCAGGCAACGGACGCGCTCAATTCAGGCCAGATCCCCCTGGCGACGCACCTTTATAACGCCATGCGCGGGTTTGAAAGCCGGGAGCCGGGCATCGTGGGCGCGGTTTTCGATCACGATACGGTACACGCCAGCATCATTGCCGACGGCTATCATTGCGATCCGGCCACGATCCGTATTGCCCGGAAACTGCTGGGCGACCGACTTTTCCTGATTTCAGACGCCCTGTTCGCCAATACGCCCGGTCTGGATGGACCCCGCCCCGATTTCAGCCTGGGCGAGTTCATCGTTCATTTCGAACCCGATCCCGCCGGACCGGGGCGCTACGTGAACAACGAAGGTAAGCTGGCGGGCTCGGCCCTGACCCTGATTGACTGCGTGCGCGTCTGCGTTGAGAAAGCCGGAATTCCGCTGACTGATGCCCTGCGCATGGCCACGACCATTCCGGCAACGGTTATTGGTATGGGTGACCAGATCGGAAAAATTCAGCCAGACTACGTCGCCAACCTGGTTCGGCTTAGCCCGGCGCTGACCGTTAAAACCGTCTGGCAAATAGGCGACGAGCTGACCGCCTAA
- a CDS encoding phytanoyl-CoA dioxygenase family protein — MTRREQFEKQGYLIVRNVFTPEEVASLRQAAYRHRDLQKERGLVAQVKQAASVKGDLLSKDGLGWVIYDPRIVEIATDILGDTPVYFSDSTYQIGTGTRGFHRDNIDRYQFGQGADWDGSYPLIRFGIYLQDHDTYSGGIRFKAGSHDTADGADVFADTRAGDIVVWNMRTLHSGNARRMKVLNNLPLHVGLENRLPDFLFREQQGERVSLFFSYGLEGKHLDRYLEQHIQKRADMQENVRLSNYTPETLQKAEQNKIRVLDVKKLVK, encoded by the coding sequence ATGACACGCCGGGAACAGTTTGAAAAGCAAGGGTATCTCATCGTTCGGAACGTATTTACCCCCGAAGAAGTCGCCAGCTTACGGCAGGCCGCTTACCGGCACCGCGACCTGCAAAAAGAGCGCGGTCTGGTCGCTCAGGTCAAGCAGGCCGCTTCGGTAAAAGGTGATCTATTGAGCAAAGACGGCCTGGGTTGGGTGATCTATGATCCGCGCATCGTCGAAATTGCGACCGATATACTGGGCGATACGCCCGTTTATTTCTCCGACAGTACGTACCAGATCGGTACGGGAACGCGCGGTTTCCACCGCGATAACATCGACCGGTATCAGTTCGGCCAAGGGGCCGACTGGGATGGTTCATACCCGCTGATTCGTTTCGGTATCTACCTTCAGGACCACGATACGTACAGTGGCGGCATTCGTTTCAAAGCCGGTAGCCACGACACTGCCGACGGGGCCGATGTCTTTGCCGATACCCGCGCGGGCGACATTGTCGTCTGGAACATGCGGACGCTGCACAGCGGTAACGCCCGTCGGATGAAAGTCCTCAACAACCTGCCGCTGCACGTGGGTCTGGAGAATCGCCTGCCCGATTTCCTGTTCCGTGAACAGCAGGGCGAGCGCGTGTCGCTATTTTTCAGCTATGGGCTGGAGGGCAAGCACCTGGACCGGTATCTGGAGCAGCACATCCAGAAACGGGCCGACATGCAGGAGAACGTCCGCCTGTCGAACTATACGCCCGAGACTCTACAAAAAGCCGAGCAGAATAAGATTCGGGTGCTCGATGTGAAAAAGCTGGTCAAGTAA